The following nucleotide sequence is from Agromyces sp. SYSU T00194.
GGGATGCCGAGGTGCCGGGGCACGAGATTGCCGTTGGCGACCCAGGTGCCGTTGCGCCAGGCCAGGTCGGCGGAGCCTTCCGACACGTCGGCGTCCGCCGGGCCCACGTCGGCCACCGCCGGGAACACGACCGCGTCGAGGCCGAGCCCGTCCATCCACGCCTCGAGGTCGACGCGCCGGGTCTCCTCGAGGCCGCGCAGCCCGTCTTCGAGATGCGGGATGTCGGCGAGGGCGCGTCCGGGGTGCGCGGCCACGTGCGCGGGGTACTCGGCGATGTCGTCGTCGAACCCGGTGTAGCGGTCGGGCAGCGCGCCCTCGGGTTGCGGGAAGATCTGCGCGCCGTCGACGTCGGCGAGGCCGGGCAGCGCCGGGTCGCCGTTGGCGGCGAGGAAGTCGTCCCACGCCCAGGCCGACAGGTCGACGATCTCGTGGTGCAGGAACTCCGGGCTCACGAGCCCGCGCGTGCACACGGTGGGCGCGCCCGGCCGGTCGCCCTCGTAGTTCGTGACGGCGGGGAAGTCGACCTCGACGACCTCGGCGCCGGCGGCCTCGAGGTCGCGGCGCGCGGCCTGCCAGAGCTCGATCACCGACGCGCGGGTCTCGATGCGACGGCCGGTCGGGCCGCCGATGCCCGGCCGGTCGGCGGTGCCGGCCTCGGAGTCGGCGTTCACGTACATGCGCGGCACGCCGAAGCGCCGCCCCGCGAGCGCGGCGCGCGCCCCCGAGGCATCCGCCCCACCCGGCGCCAGCGCCGCGTACGACGCCGGCCGCACCTCGGAGGCGGGCGGCAGCTCCACCCACGGCTGCGCGCGCCAGAAGTCGCCGCGCGTCTCGGGGTCGTCGGCGACGATGACGTCGAGCACCGCGAGCAGGTCGGCCATGGTGCGGGTCTGGGGCACGACGACGTCCATGGTGGGCACGAGCGGCCAGTTGCCGCGCACCGAGATGACGCCGCGCGAGGGCGTGTAGGCGCAGAGCGCGTTGTTCGACGCGGGCGCGCGGCCCGACGACCAGGTCTCCTCGCCGAGTCCGAACGCGGCGAATGACGCGGCGGTCGCGGTGCCCGACCCGTTCGACGAGCCCGACGCGAACGCCGCGGTGAGGTAGTCGGCGTTGTACGGGCTCTCGGCGCGGCCGTAGACCCCGCGCTGCATGCCGCCGTTGGCCATGGGCGGCATGTTCGTCAGGCCCAGGCAGATCGCCCCGCCCGCGCGCAGCCGCGAGATCGCGAACGCGTCGTCGCCCGCCACGAGATCGGCGAACGCGGGGCTGCCCGCCGCGACGGTGAGCCCGCGCACCGCGTACGAGTCCTTGGCGGTGTACGGAATGCCGTCGAGCGGCCCGAGCACCTCGCCGCGCGCGCGGCGGGCGTCCGATGCACGCGCCTCGTCGAGCGCCTCGGGGTTCGGCACGACCACGGCGTTCAGGCGGATGCCGCCGCGATCGAAGTACGCGATGCGCGCGAGGTACGCCAGCACGAGCTGCTCGCTCGTCGCGCGGCCGTCCTCCAGCGCGGCCCGCAGGTCGGCGATGGACGCCTCGTGCACCTCGATCATCGGGCGCCTCCCTCGGTACCCGCAGCGGCTCCGCCGGCACCGCCGGCACCCACGGCCGGCTGCTGCTGCGTGATGCAGTGGATGCCCCCGCCGCGGGCCAGGATCTCCCGCGCGTCGACGGTGACGACCTCCCGCCCGGGGTACGCGTCGGCCAGGATCTCGGCTGCCGCCGCATCCGCCCGCTCCTCGCCGTAGCCGCAGGCGATGACGCCGCCGTTGACGACGAGGTGGTTCACGTAGCTGTAGTCGACGAAGCCGTGCTCGTCGCGCAGCGTCGCGGGTGCGGGCAGGTCGATGATGTCGAATCGGCGCCCCGCGGCATCCGTCTGGGTCTCGAGGAAGGCCCGCAGCTCGCGGGTGACCTCGAAGTCGGGGTGCTCGGGGTCGTTCTGGGCGTGCAGCAGCAGGCGGCCGGGCGAGGGGATCGTCGCGACCATGTCGACGTGGCCGCGGGTACCGAAGTCGTCGTAGTCGCGGGTGAGGCCGCGGGGCAGCCAGATCACCTTGGTCGCGCCGATGGTGCGCGCGAGCTCAGCCTCGACACGGGCCTTGTCGGCGTAGGGGTTGCGACCCGGGTCGAGCTGCACGGTCTCGGTGACGAGCACGGTGCCCTCGCCGTCGACGTGGATCGCACCGCCCTCGTTCACGAGCATCGACGAGACCACGGGCACGTCGACCTGCCCGGCGACGAACCGCGCGATCTCGCGGTCGTGCTCCCAGCGCGCCCAGGCGGGGGCGCCCCAGCCGTTGAAGACCCAGTCGACCGCGCCCAGCGCGCCGTCGTCGCCGAGCACGAACGTGGGGCCCATGTCGCGCATCCAGTAGTCGTCGAGCGGGGCCTCGACCTGCGCGATGTGGTCGCCCAGCATGCTGCGGGCGTGAGCGGATGCCACGGGGTCGACGACCATCGTGACCGGCTCGAACTCCGCGACGGCGTGGGCCACCGCGGTCCACGCCTCGCGGGCGCGGTCACCGTCGGCCTCGGACTCGCCGAGGGTGAGGTTGGGGCGCGGGAACGCCATCCAGGTGCGCTCGTGCGGATCGGTCTCGGCGGGCATGCGCCAGGTCATCGGGCCTCCTCGGGGCGTCGCTGTTGTTGATCATATGGTCAATACCGGCGCGGCGCACCCCTTCATCGACAACTGTCTGCCTAGACTCGTCTGCGATGACACCACCGCTTCGCCGCCGCGCCGGCCGGAAGTCGCCCGAGGCGCGGGCCGAGCAGATCCAGGCCGCGGCCCGGTCGCTCGCGCTCGACCAGGGCCTCTCGGCGCTGACCCTCCGCGGCATCGCCGCGCGCATCGACGTGACGCCCGCTCTGGTCTCGCACTACCAGCCGAACATGGACGCGCTCGTCGCCACGACGTTCGCCTCGATCGTCTCCGAGGAGATCGAGGAGGTCGCCGCGATGCTCGCCGAGCTGCCGACGCCGACCGCACGGCTGTCGGCCGCGATCGACACGCTGCTCGACGCCGAACGCGACGACGTCACCGTCGTGTGGGTCGAGGCCTGGTCGATGGGCCGTCGCAGCGACGCGCTCGCGAGCGCCATCCGCGGCGAGATGGACGCCTGGCATGACGTGCTGCGCGAGCTCGTCGAGGCCGGCGTCGCCGCGGGCGAGTTCGAGACCGACACCCCCGACGCCGTCGCGTGGCAGCTGCTGGGCATGATCGACGGCCTCAACGCGCAGGCGCTCGTGCGCTGGGGCGACCCCGGCGAGCGCGGCTCGATGATCGGCCGCGCGGTCGAGGGGATGCTCGGGCTGGCGCGTGGGGCGCTCGGCGCGGGGGCCGGCGCCGACGTGGCATCCGCCACCTGACCCCCCGGACCCGACACCCGTCGCGGGGCCGGGGTTTCGCGTAGCATTGCAGACGCACCGGGGCGCGGGCCCCGGTGTTTCGCATCGGGCGGGGCGCCCGGAGATGGGGGCACGCCATGAAGGACGCCGACGACACCGCACGCGACCACGCCGCACGCACCGATGAGGCAGCGACCGGCATGACCCGCCGTGCGCTCGCCAGGACCGCCGCCTGGTCGGTGCCCGTCGTGGCGCTCGCAACCGCGGTGCCGGCGTACGCCGCCAGCGACGGCGGTGGCGCGCCGACCCGCCCCGTGATCGTGACGGCTGACTGCGGCACGGGCGCGAACGGCTCGTTCCGCATCGACGCCGGCGTGCTCGCGGTCGGCGCGCAGATCCGGATCACGCTGAGCCACACGGGCAGCGGCTCCTTCTCGGCGACGCCGCAGTTCACGCACGCGGGAACGGGCAACGGGCCGTACATCGTCACGGGCACGGGCGCCGACTTCGACGGGGTCATCGACATCTCGTTCAGCCTCGGCAACCACGGCACCGGCACCGTCTCGATCTTCGTCGAGGGACTCGACGGCCTGGTGCTCGCCGGCGACACCACGTCGGCCCTCACGATGCGCCGCGAGGGCCTCAGCCACGTCTACCGGTGCACCCGGGTCTGACCTCGGCTCCGTAGCGAGCGGACCCGATCGGCCGGAACACTGGTGCTCGGCGGGCGTGCTCCCCTACTCTGGGCGGAGCGCCGCGGCACGGATGCCCGATGCGCAGGTTCGACGGGCACACGACGCCTCAGACGGAGGAGCCACGCATGCACGACGCAGCAGACGCACCACGCAGCACCGACGAGACGACGGGCCTCACCCGCCGCGCACTGACGCGGTCGGCCGCATGGTCGGTCCCCGCGATCGCCGTCGCGGCAACCGCGCCCGCGGTCGCTGCGTCGGCCGAGCTCCCGACCGTCGAGTTCCAGTTGTCGGTGTTCTGCAACACGGGCTTCCACCTCGACTATCGATTCAGCTCACAGCAGCCGATACCGGTCGGCGCCCAGCTCGCGTTCTCGGTGACCTCCGATGTCCCGGGAAGCCTCTTCGGCAGCCTGACCGGAATCCCCCATGACCCGACGCAGACACCCTACGTCTTGACCGGTGCCGGTGCGCCGAGGAGCCACAGCGGCGACGTCTACTCGCCGTTGCCCGACGACACCGAGGCGCAGATCACCTTCACCCTCACCGCCATCAGCGGACTTCAACTCGGCGGCAGCACGTCGGTCGTGGCGCGCATGCGCAGGGACGCATCCGGCTCGTACGAGTGTCTGGCTCCGGGCAACTCCACCTGACGCGGCGTCACAGCCGCCTCGAGCGCCGCGCCGGCGCTGCCGGTGTCGCCCGTCGCCGCTACCGTGAGGGTGTCGGGCCACCCGAGCCCGGCAGGCGAGGAGCGGCATGTTCGTACGAGACGGCCGGGTCGTCACGAGCGCCAGCGATCTCAAGAAGGCGTCGGAGTGCGAGTTCGCGTTCCTGCGCGCGCTCGACGCGAAGCTCGGCCGCTGCGCACCCGTGCCCGACCCCGAGGACGCGATGCTCGAGCGCTCGGCGCGCCTCGGCGATGCGCATGAAGACCGCCGGCTGGCCGAGTACGTCGCCGAGTTCGGCGACGGCGTCGCCCAGATCGCCCGCCCCGACACGCGCGACGCCGACCAGGTGCAGGCGGCTGTGGATGCCACCAACGACGCGTTCGCGCGCGGTGCCGACGTGGTGTTCCAGGCCACCTTCGCGACCGACGACTTCATCGGGTTCGCCGACTTCATCGTGCGCGACGCCGACGGCCGCTACCTCGTGCAGGACACCAAGCTCGCCCGCCGCGCCAAGGTCACCGCGCTGCTGCAGCTCGCCGCCTACGCCGAGCAGCTCGACCGGCTAGGCGTGCCGCGCGCCGACACCGCCGAGCTGCTGCTCGGCGACGGCACGGTCTCGAGCCACCGCATCGACGACCTCATGCCCGCGTACCGCCTCCGCCTCGCGCGCCTGCGCCAGGTGATCGACGAACGCCTCGCCGACACCGAACCGGTCGCCTGGGGCGACGAGCGCTACGCCCTCGACGGACGCTGCCCCACCTGCGACCTCGAGGTTCAGGCGCACCGCGACGTGCTGCTCGTCGCGGGCATGCGCGTCGGCCAGCGCGCGCGGCTGGCGGCAGCGGGCATCCGCACCATCGACGACCTGGCCGCCTCGCACGGCGAGGTCGAGGGCATCGGCCCGTCGGTGCTCGACGGGCTGCGCGAGCAGGCGCGGCTGCAGCTCGAGGCCGAGGCGGATGCCGGTGCAGGTGGCGCCGAGGCGGCGGGCTCCGAGGGCGGCGTCGACTCCGGGGCATCCGTGCCCGACCCCGACGCACCGCCCGCGCCGCCGCCGTTCCACGTGCGCGACGCGTCGGCGCTCGCGGCCATTCCCGAGCCCGACCCGGGCGACCTCTTCTTCGACTTCGAGGGCGACCCGCTCTACTCCGAGGGCGAGGGGTCGTGGTGGGGCATCGACTACCTGTTCGGCATGGTCGACACGGGCGAGCAGTTCACGCCGATCTGGGCGCACACCTTCGCCGAGGAGCGCCGGGCGCTCGAGGCGTTCCTCGCGTTCGTCGCCGAGCGCCGTCGTCGCCACCCCGGGCTGCACATCTACCACTACGCGAGCTACGAGCGCACGCACCTGCTCGCCATGGCGGCGCGCCACGGCGTCGGCGAGGCCGCGGTCGACCAGCTGCTGCGCGAGGGCGTGTTCGTCGACCTCTACCCCATCGTCAAGCGGGGCGTGCGCGTCGGCAGCCGGTCGTATTCGATCAAGAAGCTCGAGCCGCTGTACATGGGCGACGAGCTGCGCGAGGCCGAGGTGAAGTCGGGCGGCGACTCGATCCTCGAGTACGTGCGGGCGCGCGAGCTGCTCGCCACGGGCGACGCCGAGGCGGCGCAGGTCGTGCTGGACGACCTCGCCGACTACAACCGCTACGACTGCGTCTCGACGTTGCGCCTGCGCGACTGGCTGCTCGAGCGCGCCCGCGACGAGGGTGTCGCGCCCGCACCGCTGCCCGACGCGACCGACGCCACGGTCGAGTCGTCGCCGCTCGCGGCCGAACTGCTCGACCGCGCCGGCGACCCGCTCGCACGCGACCGCGACCCCGAGCGCACCGCGCTCGCACTCGCCGCCGCGGCGATCGACTACCACGAGCGCGAGCAGAAGAGCTTCTGGTGGGCGCACTTCTTCCGCCTCGAGCAGCCGATCGACGAGTGGGAGGACACGCGCGACGTGCTCGTCGTCGAGCCCGCCGCGTCGGCGGTGCTGCGCGACTGGTTCATGGAGGACGACTCGCGCCAGCGCAAGCCGCGTCGCCACGTGCTGCTGCGCGGGCGCATCGCCCCCGGCAGCCGGTTCTCCACCGGCGCGAAGCCCTTCGCGCTCTACGAGCCGCCCGCTCCGTTCGGCCTGCCCGGGGCACGCCCGACGACGCGCGTACCGCTCACCGTCAACGTGCTCGAGGTGCGCGACGACGGCGTGGTGATCGAGGAGATCCTGCGCGACGACGCCGAGCCGTGGCGCCTGCTCCCGAGCGCCCTCGCCCCGAGCCCGCCGCCGAACGCGGGCGCGCAGAAGGGCGCGATCGCCGAATGGGCGCGCGACCTCGTGCGCACCCTGCCCGACTGGCCGCGCAATCCGGCGGCCGACATCCTCCGGCGCGTGCCGCCGCGCACGCGCAGCGGCGGCCTGCCGACGGGCGCCGACCCGGTCGCATCCGTCACCGACGCCCTGCTCGACCTCGACGAGTCGTACCTGGCCGTGCAGGGCCCGCCCGGCACCGGCAAGACCTACGTCGGCTCGCACGTCATCGCCCGCCTCGTCGCCGAGCACCGCTGGCGCATCGGCGTCGTCGCGCAGTCGCACGCGGTCGTCGAGCACCTGCTCGACCGCGTCGTCGACGCCGGGCTCGACGCCGACCTGGTCGCCAAGGCGCCGAAGGACCCGGCTGCCCCGGAGCCGGCGTTCACCGCCATCGCCAAGAACGGGGTCGGCGAGTACACCCGCGCCCACGCGGCATCCGGCTACGTCGTCGGCGGCACCGCCTGGGACTTCGCCAACCTGGGCCGCTTCGACCGCCGCAGCCTCGACCTGCTCGTCATCGACGAGGCCGGGCAGTTCTCGCTCGCGTCGACCATCGCGGTCGGCGTCGCGGCCCGCAACCTCCTGCTGCTCGGCGACCCGCAGCAGCTGCCGCAGGTGAGCCAGGGCATCCACCCCGAGCCGGTCGACGGCTCCGCACTCGGCTGGGTCGCCGACGGGCACGACGTGCTGCCCGCCGAGTTCGGCACGTTCCTCGCCGAGAGCCGGCGCATGCACCCCGACGTCGCCGCATCCGTCTCCCGCCTGTCGTACGAGGGGGCGCTGCACTCGCACCCGGTCGCTGCGCTGCGCACCCTCGGCGGGGTCGAGCCCGGCCTGCACCCCGTGCCGATCGCGCACGCCGGCAACGCCACCGAGTCGCCGCAGGAGGCGGCCGAAGTCGTCGCGATCGTCGCATCGCTGCTCGGGCGGGCGTACACCGACGCGCACGACGGCACCGCCCCCGCCGCCGCGGCGCCCCGGCCGCTCGAGCAGGCCGACCTGATCGTCGTGACGCCCTACAACGCGCAGCTCGCCCTCGTGCGCGAGCGACTCGACGACGCCGGCTTCACCGATGTGCCCGTCGGCACGGTCGACAAGTTCCAGGGCCAGGAGGCGGTCGTCGCGATCGTCTCGCTCGCCGCGTCGAGCGCCGCGGAGGTGCCGCGCGGCATCGACTTCCTGCTCTTGAAGAACCGCCTGAACGTCGCCGTCTCGCGCGCGAAGGTCGCCGCCTACCTGCTGTACTCGCCCGGGCTGCTCGACTACCTGCCGTTCACGCCCGACGGGCTGACCCAGCTCAGCGGGTTCATCCGATTGGTCGGCCGCGAGCCCGCACCGAGCGAAGCTGGGAATACCTCACAACTCGTCGGCGTAGTCTCCTGATGTGACTTCCCCTGCACCACAGCTTCAGCCTGCCCGCGTGACCATGTACGGCGCCGAATGGTGCGGCGACTGCCGCCGCTCCAAGGCGCTGCTCGACCGCCTCGACGTCGACTACGACTACGTCGACCTCGAGGAGCAGTACGACGGCGCCGAGCGCGCGAAGGCGATCAGCGGCCGCACCAGCATCCCCGTCATCGTCTTCCCCGACGGCACGCACGTCGTCGAGCCGACCGACGCCGACCTCACCGCGAAGCTCGAGTCGCTCGACGAGGCGTCCGCGGCGTAGCATCCGCCCGGCCCCGGCACCCCCGGGTCAGGCGAGTGCAGGTCAGGCGAGCGCGGGGATGACCTCGCGCTCGAACAGCTCCAGCCCCGACCGGTCGTGGGCCGCCTCCGGGAAGTAGTGGATCGAGTACCCGAGGCCGCGCTCGCGCATGTCGTGCAGGCGCTCGACCCACTGCTCGACCGTGCCCACTCCGAACGCGTGCTCGCCGCGGTAGGCGGCCATGTACCGCTCGACCGCGTCCGCGGGCATCGCCGACGCCGCACGCGCCTCGATCGCCGCCAGCCGCTCGGCGACCTCCGCCTCGGTCTCGCCGATGACGGTGTTGTAGTTCGTGCTGCGCACGATGGCGTCGAAGTCGGTGCCGACCGCCTCGGCGTGCGCGCGCAACACCTCGCTGCGGCGGCCGAAGTCGTCGGGGTCGCCGTTGCCGAAGTTCGTGTACTGCGCGTACCGCGCCGCGATGCGGAGCGTCACCTTCTCGCCGCCGCCCGCGATCCAGAGCGGGATGCCGCCGGGCTGCAGGGGCTGCGGATGCACCAGGGCGCCCGACACCCGGTAGTACTCGCCGTCGAGGCTGGCCTCGCCCGTCGTCCACGCCTGGCGCATGAGCTCGACGCCCTCGCGCAGCATCCCGAGCCGTTCGCGCACCGGCGGGAACCCGTAGCCGTACGCCTCCCACTCGTGCTCGTACCACCCGGCACCGATGCCCATCTCGGTGCGGCCGCCCGACACGATGTCGACCGTGGCGGCGACCTTCGCGAGGTACACCGGGTTGCGGTAGCCCATGCAGGTGCACATCTGGCCGAGGCGCACCCGGTCGGTGACCGCGGCGAAGGCCGACATGAGCGTCCACGCCTCGTGCGTCGCCTCGGCGCTCGGCACGGGCACGGTGTGGAAGTGGTCGTAGACCCAGATCGACTCCCACGCGCCGCCGTCGGCGTACCGTGCGAGGCCCTGCATCACCTCCCACTGCCGAGCCGGCTCGATGCCGACCAGATCGTGCCGCCAGCCCTGAGGAACGAACATCCCGAATCGCATGGGGTCGAGCCTACGCACGTCGCCGCGCACGCCGGTGCCACCCGGAGGCCAAGGTCGGGGGCCGCCCTGATGCATCCCACCCCGCCCGGGCCTTACCGTCCGGTACATGGTGGTCTTCCGCAAGCGCTGCACGTACGACGCGGCCGACTTCGCCGCGTACGCCGTCTACACCGGCGAGCGCCGACTCGTGCACGTGACCGGATCGGGCGTGTGCCCGACCGATGGCTGGGAGTTCGCGTTCGTGGCCGACGAGACCGAGTCCGCCGGTGCGCTCGAGATCACCCTGCGCGAGCAGCGCGCGTCCGGCCACCGCGTGCGCGTGCTCACCCGCGTCTCGGTCGACGACTGGTTCGAGAGCCCCCGCGCCACCGCCGTGATCATCCGCTCCTCCGGCGGCGACCTCCGCGTCCCCATCGAGGAGCCGCATCCCGATCGCCTGCGCCCGGCCGAGCTCGACAGCGAGCCGGTGTTCCACCTGCTCTCCGAGCCGACGGGCTGACCGCACCCCCCACGAGGGCTCGGGCCGAGCGGATGCCTCCGGCTCAGCCGATCTCGTGCCCCGCGCGCATCACGCCGCCGGCGTCGACGCGGTCGCGCACCGCCGCGAGGCGTCCGGCCGCATCGCCCCAGAACTGCTCGGGCGCGCGGTTCGTCTCGGCGAAGTTGAGGTAGTCGAGTTCACCGCGCCACGGCGCGAGGCGTGCGAACAGCGCATCGAGCGCCGCGCGCACGGGCGCCGGCCCGTCGGGGAACGGCAGGCCGTTGGCGAAGCACACGAACTCGGCATCGAACCCCGCGACGACCCCGGTGGGTCCATCGGCCACGGCGGCCGCCGCCTCGGGGCGCATGGCGCCGCCCACGTGCCGCAGCTCGATGATCATGAGCCGCGTGCGGTCGCGATCGCCGAGCGCGTCGAGCGCCTCGGCGAGCGCCGCGTCGGGCAGTTCGGTCAGCAGGATGCCGTCGGAGGTCCCCGGCGTCGGCCCGGGCGGGTCCATGTGCAGGTGCAGCAGCTCGGGCACGGGTGTCGTCGCGAACGTGTCGATCTCCGGGGCGAGGGCGCGCAGGCCGTCGAGCAGCGGCGCCGCGGCCTCGGCGGGCTCCTGCACGACGCCGTCGACGACGACCACCGATCGACCCGACAGGAACGGCGGCAGCTCGGGCATCTCGGGGAAGTGCATCAGGCGGCACGCGGTCGACGCCGACGTCGGCGCCTCGGCCGTCAGGTCGCGCCATGCCGCGAACACCTCGGAGGCGCGGTCCGCCGGCCAGAGCAGCATGCCCGCGAACACGTCGGTCACCGGGAAGAGCCGGCACTCGAGCGCGGTGACGACGCCGAGTCCGCCGCCGCCGCTGCCGCGCAGCGCCCAGAACAGCTCCGGATCGGACTCCGCGTCCACGCGGCGGAACTCGCCGTCGGGCGTGACCAGCTCGACCGCGAGCACGTGGTTCGCCGCGAGCCCGTGCGAACGCGCGAACCAGCTCACGCCGCCGCCGAGGGAGTACCCGACCACGCCCACGTCGTGGGACGACCCGGCGAGCCCCGCGAGTCCGTGCTCGGCCGCTGCGGCCACGACCTTCCCCCAGGTCGCGCCGCCGCCGACCCGGGCGACGCGGGCGACCGGGTCGACCTGCACGTCGTCGAGCGACGACGTGCGCACCACGATCGTGTCGCCGAGGTCGTCGCGCTCGGCGAGCGGACCCGCGTTGTGCCCCGTCGACTGCGGGGCCACGCGCAGCCCGAGCTCGCGGGCCGTGTCGACGACGGACACGACGTCGGCGACGACGGACGGGCGCACGACGGCTGCCGGATGCAGGTCGGCGGCGAGGTTCCAGGCCTGGCGCGCCGCATCCCAGTCGGGATCGCCGGGCACCGCGAGGGTGCCGGTCAGACGGGTCCCGAGGTCGACGAGGCGCTCGGCGCGGTGGTCGCGCTGCGCGCCGCGCGCCGCGGTCGCCGGCGATCCGGGCACGGGGGTGTTCACAGGGGTGGTCCTTTCGACGCGGGACGCGTGGGATCGGTGGCGGAAGCGATCCCCCGGGGCATCCGATGTCAGGTGCAGCGGACTGCGCTGCTCACGCATCGCTCATCACACACCCGCGGGCGGTCGGCGGCATCAGGGAAGGCACCGAGCGCGGGCGCACCCGGCGCCGTGCGCGGGCGCCGGGCGCGCGGACGGCTGGAATACGCCCCGCCCGGACCGCGTTGGGCCGTGCGATGGATGCACCGCTGAACCTCTCCGTACTCGACCTCGTGCCGGTGCGATCCGGCCAGACCAGTGCGCAGGCCGTGACCGCGTCGATGGGCCTGGCGACCCTCGCCGACCGGCTCGGCTACACCCGCTACTGGTTCGCCGAGCACCACAACATGCCCGCGGTCGCCTCGACCACCCCTCCGGTGCTCATCGCCGCGGCGGCCGCGCGCACCGCGCGCATCCGCGTCGGATCGGGCGGGGTCATGCTCCCGAACCACGCGCCGCTCGTCGTCGCCGAGCAGTTCGCGGCGCTCGAGGCGCTCGCCCCCGGGCGCATCGACCTGGGCCTCGGGCGTGCGCCGGGCAGCGACGGGGTCATCACGCAGCTGCTGCGGATGTCGGGTACGACGAGCGATGTCGACCGCTTCCCCGACCACGTGGCCGACATCGCCGCGCTGCTGCAGCCCGACGGCGCGTCGCTGCGACTGTCGAGCGGACGCGAGTACGCGGTGCACGCGACGCCGGAGGCATCCGGAACCCCCGTGATCTGGCTGCTCGGCTCGAGCGACTACTCGGCGCGCCTCGCTGCCGAGCACGGGCTCCCCTACGTCTTCGCGTACCACTTCGCCGGCGACGGCATCGAGGCGGCGCTCGAGCTGTACCGGTCGGGGTACCGGCCCAGCGCGGCGCACCCGGAGCCGCGCACCTTCCTGACGCTGAACGCCGCGGTGGCCTCGACCGACGAGGAGGCCATGGCGCGGGCGCTCCCGCAGCTGCGCGGCATGGCGCGCATCCGCACGGGGCGGCCGCTGCAGGCGCTCGAGACGGTGGAGCAGGCGGCGGCCGCGGCGAGCGACGCGATGACCGACGAGGTCGTCGCGGGCATGCGCCGGCGCTGGGTGATCGGCGCGG
It contains:
- a CDS encoding amidase, whose amino-acid sequence is MIEVHEASIADLRAALEDGRATSEQLVLAYLARIAYFDRGGIRLNAVVVPNPEALDEARASDARRARGEVLGPLDGIPYTAKDSYAVRGLTVAAGSPAFADLVAGDDAFAISRLRAGGAICLGLTNMPPMANGGMQRGVYGRAESPYNADYLTAAFASGSSNGSGTATAASFAAFGLGEETWSSGRAPASNNALCAYTPSRGVISVRGNWPLVPTMDVVVPQTRTMADLLAVLDVIVADDPETRGDFWRAQPWVELPPASEVRPASYAALAPGGADASGARAALAGRRFGVPRMYVNADSEAGTADRPGIGGPTGRRIETRASVIELWQAARRDLEAAGAEVVEVDFPAVTNYEGDRPGAPTVCTRGLVSPEFLHHEIVDLSAWAWDDFLAANGDPALPGLADVDGAQIFPQPEGALPDRYTGFDDDIAEYPAHVAAHPGRALADIPHLEDGLRGLEETRRVDLEAWMDGLGLDAVVFPAVADVGPADADVSEGSADLAWRNGTWVANGNLVPRHLGIPTVTVPMGTMADIGMPVGLTFAGRAYDDTALLALAAAFEATGARRTSPPRTPPLVGR
- a CDS encoding agmatine deiminase family protein, coding for MTWRMPAETDPHERTWMAFPRPNLTLGESEADGDRAREAWTAVAHAVAEFEPVTMVVDPVASAHARSMLGDHIAQVEAPLDDYWMRDMGPTFVLGDDGALGAVDWVFNGWGAPAWARWEHDREIARFVAGQVDVPVVSSMLVNEGGAIHVDGEGTVLVTETVQLDPGRNPYADKARVEAELARTIGATKVIWLPRGLTRDYDDFGTRGHVDMVATIPSPGRLLLHAQNDPEHPDFEVTRELRAFLETQTDAAGRRFDIIDLPAPATLRDEHGFVDYSYVNHLVVNGGVIACGYGEERADAAAAEILADAYPGREVVTVDAREILARGGGIHCITQQQPAVGAGGAGGAAAGTEGGAR
- a CDS encoding TetR/AcrR family transcriptional regulator, whose product is MTPPLRRRAGRKSPEARAEQIQAAARSLALDQGLSALTLRGIAARIDVTPALVSHYQPNMDALVATTFASIVSEEIEEVAAMLAELPTPTARLSAAIDTLLDAERDDVTVVWVEAWSMGRRSDALASAIRGEMDAWHDVLRELVEAGVAAGEFETDTPDAVAWQLLGMIDGLNAQALVRWGDPGERGSMIGRAVEGMLGLARGALGAGAGADVASAT
- a CDS encoding TM0106 family RecB-like putative nuclease is translated as MFVRDGRVVTSASDLKKASECEFAFLRALDAKLGRCAPVPDPEDAMLERSARLGDAHEDRRLAEYVAEFGDGVAQIARPDTRDADQVQAAVDATNDAFARGADVVFQATFATDDFIGFADFIVRDADGRYLVQDTKLARRAKVTALLQLAAYAEQLDRLGVPRADTAELLLGDGTVSSHRIDDLMPAYRLRLARLRQVIDERLADTEPVAWGDERYALDGRCPTCDLEVQAHRDVLLVAGMRVGQRARLAAAGIRTIDDLAASHGEVEGIGPSVLDGLREQARLQLEAEADAGAGGAEAAGSEGGVDSGASVPDPDAPPAPPPFHVRDASALAAIPEPDPGDLFFDFEGDPLYSEGEGSWWGIDYLFGMVDTGEQFTPIWAHTFAEERRALEAFLAFVAERRRRHPGLHIYHYASYERTHLLAMAARHGVGEAAVDQLLREGVFVDLYPIVKRGVRVGSRSYSIKKLEPLYMGDELREAEVKSGGDSILEYVRARELLATGDAEAAQVVLDDLADYNRYDCVSTLRLRDWLLERARDEGVAPAPLPDATDATVESSPLAAELLDRAGDPLARDRDPERTALALAAAAIDYHEREQKSFWWAHFFRLEQPIDEWEDTRDVLVVEPAASAVLRDWFMEDDSRQRKPRRHVLLRGRIAPGSRFSTGAKPFALYEPPAPFGLPGARPTTRVPLTVNVLEVRDDGVVIEEILRDDAEPWRLLPSALAPSPPPNAGAQKGAIAEWARDLVRTLPDWPRNPAADILRRVPPRTRSGGLPTGADPVASVTDALLDLDESYLAVQGPPGTGKTYVGSHVIARLVAEHRWRIGVVAQSHAVVEHLLDRVVDAGLDADLVAKAPKDPAAPEPAFTAIAKNGVGEYTRAHAASGYVVGGTAWDFANLGRFDRRSLDLLVIDEAGQFSLASTIAVGVAARNLLLLGDPQQLPQVSQGIHPEPVDGSALGWVADGHDVLPAEFGTFLAESRRMHPDVAASVSRLSYEGALHSHPVAALRTLGGVEPGLHPVPIAHAGNATESPQEAAEVVAIVASLLGRAYTDAHDGTAPAAAAPRPLEQADLIVVTPYNAQLALVRERLDDAGFTDVPVGTVDKFQGQEAVVAIVSLAASSAAEVPRGIDFLLLKNRLNVAVSRAKVAAYLLYSPGLLDYLPFTPDGLTQLSGFIRLVGREPAPSEAGNTSQLVGVVS
- a CDS encoding glutaredoxin family protein, with translation MYGAEWCGDCRRSKALLDRLDVDYDYVDLEEQYDGAERAKAISGRTSIPVIVFPDGTHVVEPTDADLTAKLESLDEASAA
- a CDS encoding LLM class F420-dependent oxidoreductase; translation: MRFGMFVPQGWRHDLVGIEPARQWEVMQGLARYADGGAWESIWVYDHFHTVPVPSAEATHEAWTLMSAFAAVTDRVRLGQMCTCMGYRNPVYLAKVAATVDIVSGGRTEMGIGAGWYEHEWEAYGYGFPPVRERLGMLREGVELMRQAWTTGEASLDGEYYRVSGALVHPQPLQPGGIPLWIAGGGEKVTLRIAARYAQYTNFGNGDPDDFGRRSEVLRAHAEAVGTDFDAIVRSTNYNTVIGETEAEVAERLAAIEARAASAMPADAVERYMAAYRGEHAFGVGTVEQWVERLHDMRERGLGYSIHYFPEAAHDRSGLELFEREVIPALA